The Alkalihalophilus pseudofirmus nucleotide sequence CCACTATTGGCATGATGCCGCTTTAACTTTTGTTCCCGTATGAGCTAGGCATTATTTTTTTGGACAATTTTATAGGGGTTTTCATTTATTTTGGATGATTGGTATAAAAGCTGTAATCGGTTTCGAACAATGTTTAAACATTACGAGTGGAGGTATACGTAGAAAGAATACAATTCTAAGGAGGGCTTTTGATGTCACATGAGAAATATAAGTCAATGATAACGACGTTGCATGAATGCATGACTGCTTGTAACCATTGTTATGACTCTTGTTTAAAAGAAGATCACCTTGAGATGATGAGAGATTGTATTCGATTAGACCGAGAATGTGCCGACATATGCAGTTATTTTGAACAAGCTCTAGTTAGAGGCACACCTTATGTAAGTGAGCTCGCTGCCTTATGTGCAAAAATTTGCGAGGATTGTGGAAATGAGTGCAAAAAGCACGATCACGACCACTGCCAAAAATGTGCAGAAGCATGCTTTAAGTGCACGGAAGAGTGCAGAAAATTAGCAGCTTAGTATCTATGCAAAATGAGGCTGGGACTGTTGATATATCAACAAAAAATAGCGTACCAAATCATTGCAAATTGGTACGCTATTCTTATTCCTATTTTTATTCTCTATCTCAAAACGATGTTTTTATTATGAAAAAGCTTCTAAGCCAAAAACAAAATGAGCGACTAGAAACACGATAATCATTAATACAATTCCCACTACTAGTCCTGTGAACGGCTCTTTAATATCATTATTCATTGATTTCATCTCCTCTAATGTGTGAGTTGTTTATAACTTGTGAATAACATTAGAGTGAGCGAAAAAAGTACTTTGATATTTGATCGTCATGAGTAAACTTTTTTTCCTAAGTAAAGGAATAGATGATTTGAGATAAAACTGGAGATGAGCTGAAATACTGTCTGCACAAGCTGAGACATAAGCCTTTAAAACATAACCCGTATATTCAATGGTTGGTCCAGAGCTCAGTCCTCCCAGCTTCTCTAGCTCGTCTAGTTCATGAGTAATGTATGCAGGATGATCGTAATGATCTTCTGGTAAGAGTACATGGCTGTATGAACTCACAATGACTGACAACAAAAAACTAACGATAAGTAAGCCTTTACCCATCCTACACACACCTCCCCTACCTTATTTTTGATTCGACCTATTTTTGATTCGTCTCTGTGGATAATCGTACTATAATCTAGTTTTTTCCTTTTGTCTACTGAATATGTGAATAAGAAGTGGATAACGTCTGCTTCAAAAAATAGCAACACCTTCTGACCCTGAAAACATTTGGGAAACTCTTAAATATGTATCTTCAGTTAATGCGTTAAGAAGATGTTTTGTTTATGGAGATTACTTTATAAAGAAAGGAGCTGTATTAATGTTAGAAAAAAACTGAAGCTGCTTATTTAGCCGGAATTATTGATGGGGAAGGTACAATTTCTTTAACTAGAGCGCATTTGAAAGAAAATCGTAGACCTGTTATTTCTATACCGAGTAATGACAGGGAACTATTAGACTACATTAAGAACCTGGTTGGAGGTTACATTACATCAAAGAAAAACTACAAGCCTGGAACTCATAAAGATTCTTATGTTTTATCGGTCAAGAATAAAAGTATGGTTATGAGTATTCTAAGAGACATTATTCCCTATCTCAAAATAAAACAAAAGAAATTACGGGCTCAATTTATATTAGATCATTACGAAAACGTGACTTGTCGGAATGGTAAATACACTGATGAAAAATTAATATTAAAACGAAAATTCGAGCAAGATTTTTTCTCTTTATAACAAAACAACCCGATCACCTGGTGCAGTGATCGGGTTGACGGTATAAGTATGGTGGAGACGGTGGGACATGTAATTCCATGCTTTCGCAATGGCACTGACTATATCTTGAACTTGATCAACAAGTCCCTTGGCGTATTATGGAACATATATTTTATGCAATCTATTGCAGAATGCTCCATCCTAGTACTACCTTGTAGGCAGCCTATAAGTCGATACACGGCTGTTGGATTGCTCCACATACCGCTCGGCATCACCTTATCATAACGTATTCGTCATGACGTAGACTTCACCGATAAAGCCAAGTTATCACTCATGCGTCACCACATGAGGCGACTATTCCCATAATCGAACCCACGTCCAGAAACAAC carries:
- a CDS encoding four-helix bundle copper-binding protein — its product is MSHEKYKSMITTLHECMTACNHCYDSCLKEDHLEMMRDCIRLDRECADICSYFEQALVRGTPYVSELAALCAKICEDCGNECKKHDHDHCQKCAEACFKCTEECRKLAA